A genomic region of Aspergillus oryzae RIB40 DNA, chromosome 1 contains the following coding sequences:
- a CDS encoding F-box protein (predicted protein), translating into MDSNSSTSLTLEKMGNIPTVQEVNDDEVFPDMRMSTKTTQNIESPLLQLPTELLHSVLSYLSAQDLVRVSATCRCLAEHTANDLLWANVVNSYLPEKIHDPGPFDSFRSLYIAYHPCWFIPQKKIWFSDTEHTGNLILARYDHRRGVIEAYRVIAERRSPSHKFQIWEWNPDVIIQTFHPKPSLWLDSPILLLRNHDGERQYLRGEIRMPLPLESQQVFNSLSFCPKGPPSDPDPYKQWPPPIVPSRNRVSRSTEPHGSEWERNTGLLEIMSEDAFRIRRWAHFRLGMPMFAAGRSETLSTYATLDPHLYTPTRQKPYQGIWIGDYSAHGCEFMLFLQRDSEEGPDDTPEEGESEFLHDGIIQKGSLEAIKLTGDPNVPRGELSFISDDIGPKGFVRVADESLFRGARIVRSRGHVAGIGFRDGKLNRIACPVVACFDLKLRFIHRLATHSHIT; encoded by the coding sequence ATGGATTCGAATTCTAGTACGAGTCTGAccctggagaagatgggcAACATACCCACAGTGCAAGAGGTCAACGACGATGAAGTCTTTCCCGACATGCGGATGAGCACCAAGACAACCCAGAACATAGAGTCGCCCTTGTTACAGCTCCCGACCGAACTTTTACATTCTGTACtatcttatctttcggcACAAGACCTCGTTCGTGTGTCGGCCACCTGTCGTTGTTTGGCCGAACACACGGCTAACGATCTGCTATGGGCCAACGTGGTCAACTCCTACCTGCCGGAGAAAATTCACGACCCGGGACCATTTGACTCCTTTCGCAGCCTCTATATCGCGTACCATCCTTGCTGGTTCATCCCCCAGAAAAAGATCTGGTTTTCAGATACTGAGCACACGGGCAATCTAATCCTGGCCCGTTACGATCACCGTCGAGGCGTTATCGAAGCGTATCGGGTTATTGCAGAACGGCGTTCACCCTCACACAAGTTCCAGATTTGGGAATGGAATCCAGACGTTATCATCCAAACCTTTCATCCGAAACCTAGCCTTTGGCTAGACAGTCCTATATTACTCTTGAGGAACCATGATGGTGAACGGCAGTATCTGCGCGGAGAAATCCGCATGCCCTTGCCGTTGGAATCACAGCAGGTATTTAATTCCTTGTCATTTTGCCCCAAGGGGCCTCCTTCAGATCCCGACCCATATAAGCAATGGCCGCCACCCATTGTACCCAGTCGAAATCGCGTATCTCGGAGCACCGAACCGCATGGCTCAGAATGGGAGCGTAATACTGGACTTCTGGAAATAATGTCGGAAGATGCATTTCGCATTAGAAGATGGGCGCATTTCCGTCTGGGTATGCCGATGTTTGCTGCCGGCCGAAGCGAGACCTTATCGACCTATGCGACACTTGATCCACACCTATATACGCCTACCAGGCAAAAGCCCTACCAGGGTATATGGATTGGAGACTACTCCGCTCACGGATGTGAATTCATGCTTTTCTTGCAACGAGACAGTGAAGAAGGGCCTGACGATACGCCCGAGGAGGGCGAGTCGGAGTTCCTTCATGATGGCATTATCCAGAAAGGTAGCCTCGAGGCTATCAAACTAACCGGAGACCCCAATGTCCCTCGAGGCGAGCTCTCATTCATTTCGGATGATATCGGGCCTAAGGGTTTTGTCCGTGTCGCAGATGAATCGCTCTTCCGAGGGGCGAGGATTGTGCGTAGTCGAGGACATGTAGCGGGTATCGGGTTTAGAGACGGTAAGCTGAACCGAATTGCATGCCCTGTTGTAGCATGTTTTGACTTGAAACTTAGATTCATTCATCGCCTCGCAACTCATTCTCATATCACCTGA